One segment of Streptomyces sp. NBC_00576 DNA contains the following:
- the trpB gene encoding tryptophan synthase subunit beta, giving the protein MSSEFFIPDPEGQVPNVDGYFGAFGGKFIPEALVAAVDEVAVEYDKAKSDPEFARELDDLLVHYTGRPSSLTEVRRFAEHAGGARVFLKREDLNHTGSHKINNVLGQALLTKRMGKTRVIAETGAGQHGVATATACALFGLECTIYMGEIDTQRQALNVARMRMLGAEVIAVKSGSRTLKDAINEAFRDWVANVDRTHYLFGTVAGPHPFPAMVRDFHRVIGVEARRQLLEQAGRLPDAAVACVGGGSNAIGLFHAFIPDADVRLIGCEPAGHGVETGEHAATLTAGEPGILHGSRSYVLQDEEGQITEPYSISAGLDYPGIGPEHSYLKDTGRAEYRAVTDDAAMQALRLLSRTEGIIPAIESAHALAGALEVGKELGKDGLIVINLSGRGDKDMDTAARYFNLYDTDASVAADADSEIAEIEGDAK; this is encoded by the coding sequence ATGTCCAGTGAGTTCTTCATTCCTGACCCTGAGGGTCAAGTACCCAACGTCGACGGGTACTTCGGTGCCTTTGGCGGCAAGTTCATCCCGGAGGCGCTCGTCGCCGCTGTGGACGAGGTCGCCGTCGAGTACGACAAGGCGAAGTCCGACCCGGAGTTCGCCCGTGAGCTCGACGATCTGCTCGTCCACTACACCGGGCGGCCCAGTTCCCTCACCGAGGTCCGCCGGTTCGCCGAGCACGCCGGTGGCGCCCGCGTCTTCCTCAAGCGGGAGGACCTGAACCACACCGGGTCCCACAAGATCAACAACGTGCTCGGGCAGGCCCTCCTCACCAAGAGGATGGGCAAGACCCGCGTCATCGCCGAGACCGGTGCCGGTCAGCACGGGGTCGCCACCGCGACCGCCTGTGCCCTGTTCGGGCTCGAGTGCACCATCTACATGGGTGAGATCGACACCCAGCGCCAGGCCCTCAACGTCGCCCGGATGCGCATGCTCGGTGCCGAGGTCATCGCCGTGAAGTCCGGCAGCCGTACGTTGAAGGACGCGATCAACGAGGCGTTCCGCGACTGGGTCGCCAACGTCGACCGGACGCACTACCTGTTCGGGACCGTGGCCGGGCCTCATCCCTTCCCGGCCATGGTGCGTGACTTCCATCGGGTGATCGGCGTCGAGGCCCGGAGGCAGCTCCTGGAGCAGGCCGGGCGGCTGCCCGACGCCGCCGTCGCCTGTGTCGGCGGCGGGTCCAACGCCATCGGTCTCTTCCACGCCTTCATCCCCGACGCCGACGTCCGGCTCATCGGGTGCGAGCCCGCCGGCCACGGTGTCGAGACCGGCGAGCACGCCGCCACCCTCACCGCCGGTGAGCCCGGCATCCTGCACGGCTCACGGTCGTACGTCCTGCAGGACGAGGAGGGGCAGATCACGGAGCCCTACTCCATCTCCGCCGGACTCGACTACCCGGGCATCGGGCCCGAGCACTCCTACCTCAAGGACACCGGTCGCGCCGAGTACCGCGCGGTCACCGACGACGCCGCCATGCAGGCGCTGCGCCTGCTGTCCCGTACCGAGGGCATCATTCCGGCCATCGAGAGCGCGCACGCGCTGGCCGGGGCGCTGGAGGTCGGCAAGGAGCTGGGCAAGGACGGGCTGATCGTCATCAACCTCTCCGGGCGCGGCGACAAGGACATGGACACCGCCGCCCGGTATTTCAACCTGTACGACACCGATGCCTCTGTCGCGGCCGACGCGGACAGCGAGATCGCCGAGATCGAGGGGGACGCCAAGTGA
- the trpA gene encoding tryptophan synthase subunit alpha: MSGNIQLLGDTLAGAKAEGRSALIAYLPAGFPTVDGGIDAIKAVFDGGADIVEVGLPHSDPVLDGPVIQTADDIALRGGVKIADVMRTVREAYEATGKPVLVMTYWNPIDRYGVERFTAELAAAGGAGCILPDLPVQESALWREHAEKHGLATVFVVAPSSRDARLAEITAAGSGFVYAASLMGVTGTRASVGAQAEDLVRRTRGAGTDLPVCVGLGVSNAAQAAEVAGFADGVIVGSAFVKRMLDAPDHAAGVEAVRELAADLAKGVRGTA, translated from the coding sequence GTGAGCGGCAACATCCAGCTGTTGGGCGACACTCTCGCCGGTGCCAAGGCCGAGGGCCGGTCCGCGCTCATCGCGTACCTCCCCGCCGGGTTCCCGACCGTCGACGGCGGGATCGACGCCATCAAGGCCGTGTTCGACGGCGGCGCCGACATCGTCGAGGTCGGGCTGCCGCACAGCGATCCGGTGCTCGACGGGCCCGTCATCCAGACCGCCGACGACATCGCCCTGCGCGGCGGCGTCAAGATCGCGGACGTGATGCGCACGGTCCGGGAGGCGTACGAGGCCACCGGGAAGCCGGTGCTCGTCATGACGTACTGGAACCCGATCGACCGCTACGGCGTCGAACGGTTCACCGCCGAGCTCGCGGCAGCGGGCGGCGCCGGGTGCATCCTGCCCGACCTGCCCGTGCAGGAGTCGGCGCTGTGGAGGGAGCACGCGGAGAAGCACGGCCTCGCCACCGTGTTCGTCGTCGCGCCCAGCAGCAGGGACGCGCGGCTCGCCGAGATCACGGCGGCGGGCAGCGGGTTCGTGTACGCCGCCTCTCTCATGGGCGTCACGGGGACCCGGGCGTCGGTCGGCGCGCAGGCGGAGGACCTGGTTCGGCGCACTCGCGGCGCCGGCACCGACCTGCCCGTCTGTGTGGGGCTCGGGGTCTCCAACGCCGCCCAGGCCGCCGAGGTCGCCGGCTTCGCCGACGGGGTGATCGTCGGCTCGGCCTTCGTCAAGCGGATGCTCGACGCGCCGGACCACGCGGCCGGTGTCGAGGCCGTGCGGGAACTCGCCGCCGACCTCGCGAAGGGCGTGCGCGGCACGGCGTAA
- a CDS encoding DsbA family protein, translating to MSEKNRDGKRTARERLAVEREKQKSAEKRRRALIVGASVVCVLGLAAVIGVVAANSGKDSKSDTAGSVVAPSGAQGKDSLAIPVGEESAKSTLTVWEDFRCPACQSFETNYRSAIHELTAAGKLKVQYHLATIIDGNMGGSGSRHAANAAACAQDTGRFTAYHDVLYENQPQEADDAFAKDSKLIELAAKVDGLDTPTFRTCVENGTHNSWVVKSNQAFQSGGFGGTPTVLLNGKNIYQDRTMTPAKLKQLVEAADKA from the coding sequence GTGAGCGAGAAGAATCGTGACGGAAAGCGCACCGCCCGCGAGCGGCTGGCGGTCGAGCGTGAGAAACAGAAGTCCGCGGAGAAGCGGCGGCGGGCGTTGATCGTGGGCGCCAGTGTCGTCTGCGTGCTGGGACTTGCGGCGGTGATCGGCGTCGTCGCCGCGAACTCCGGCAAGGACAGCAAGAGCGACACCGCCGGTTCGGTGGTGGCCCCCTCGGGCGCGCAGGGCAAGGACAGTCTCGCGATCCCCGTGGGCGAGGAGAGCGCCAAGTCGACGCTCACGGTGTGGGAGGACTTCCGTTGTCCGGCCTGCCAGTCGTTCGAGACCAACTACCGCTCGGCCATTCATGAGTTGACGGCCGCGGGCAAGCTGAAGGTGCAGTACCACCTGGCGACGATCATCGACGGCAACATGGGTGGCAGCGGTTCCCGGCACGCGGCCAACGCCGCCGCCTGCGCCCAGGACACCGGCAGGTTCACCGCCTACCACGACGTGCTGTACGAGAACCAGCCGCAGGAGGCCGACGACGCCTTCGCGAAGGACAGCAAGCTCATCGAACTGGCGGCGAAGGTCGACGGACTCGACACACCCACGTTCCGGACGTGTGTCGAAAACGGCACGCACAACAGCTGGGTGGTGAAGTCGAACCAGGCCTTCCAGAGCGGCGGCTTCGGCGGCACGCCGACCGTGCTGCTCAACGGGAAGAACATCTACCAGGACCGGACGATGACTCCGGCGAAGCTGAAACAGCTGGTCGAGGCCGCCGACAAAGCATAG
- the lgt gene encoding prolipoprotein diacylglyceryl transferase: protein MEIAYIPSPSRGVLHLGPIPLRGYAFCIIIGVFVAVWLGNKRWLARGGRPGTVADIAVWAVPFGLVGGRLYHVITDYELYFSEGRDWVDAFKIWEGGLGIWGAIALGGLGAWIGCRRRGIPLPAWADALAPGIALAQACGRWGNWFNQELYGRETTVPWALHITSSTDGRVPGYYHPTFLYESLWCVGVALLVIWADRRFTLGHGRAFALYVATYCVGRFWIEYLRVDDAHHILGMRLNNWTAIFVFILAVVYFVLSAKKRPGREEVVEPGADVPDGSAASEDGTEGDTESEVKAEAGSDTDGKADSEDKNTAEDKTEDKAEAEPTTKS from the coding sequence ATGGAAATCGCCTACATTCCCAGTCCGTCGCGCGGGGTGCTGCACCTTGGACCCATTCCGCTGCGCGGCTACGCGTTCTGCATCATCATCGGTGTCTTCGTCGCGGTCTGGCTCGGCAACAAGCGCTGGCTCGCCCGCGGTGGCCGACCCGGCACGGTGGCCGACATCGCGGTCTGGGCCGTGCCCTTCGGTCTGGTCGGTGGCCGCCTCTACCACGTGATCACGGACTACGAGCTGTACTTCAGCGAGGGCCGCGACTGGGTGGACGCCTTCAAGATCTGGGAGGGTGGCCTCGGTATCTGGGGCGCGATCGCCCTCGGCGGGCTGGGCGCGTGGATCGGCTGTCGCCGCCGCGGAATCCCGCTGCCCGCGTGGGCCGACGCTCTCGCCCCCGGTATCGCCCTCGCGCAGGCGTGCGGGCGGTGGGGCAACTGGTTCAACCAGGAGCTGTACGGGCGGGAGACCACCGTCCCCTGGGCGCTGCACATCACCTCCTCGACCGACGGCCGGGTCCCGGGCTACTACCACCCGACGTTCCTGTACGAGTCCCTGTGGTGTGTCGGTGTCGCGCTGCTGGTCATCTGGGCGGACCGCCGCTTCACGCTGGGGCACGGACGGGCGTTCGCGCTGTACGTCGCGACCTACTGCGTAGGCCGCTTCTGGATCGAGTACCTGCGCGTCGACGACGCCCATCACATCCTGGGCATGCGGCTGAACAACTGGACCGCGATCTTCGTGTTCATCCTCGCGGTGGTCTACTTCGTGCTCTCGGCGAAGAAGCGGCCGGGCCGGGAGGAAGTCGTCGAGCCGGGTGCGGACGTCCCCGACGGTTCGGCGGCATCGGAAGACGGCACCGAAGGCGATACGGAGTCGGAGGTGAAGGCCGAGGCCGGGAGCGATACCGACGGCAAGGCCGACTCCGAGGACAAGAACACGGCCGAGGACAAGACAGAGGACAAGGCTGAGGCGGAGCCGACCACGAAGAGTTGA
- a CDS encoding HpcH/HpaI aldolase/citrate lyase family protein has translation MTAIPLTWLYVPGDRPEVVSKALVCGADVVVVDLEDAVAPDRKEYARTATAERLTDPQPVPVHVRINALDGPLATPDLQSLEGLPGLSGLRLPKVTAPQEVVRVATRGTAPGIGLHALLETALGIEHAFAIATAHTALQGIALGEADLRADLGVREDAGLDWCRSRVVVAARAAGLAPPPQSVHPDTLDLDTLAASCARGRALGFLGRAAIHPRQLPVIERAYLPTPEEIEEAEQIVKAAATDEGAQALPNGRFIDAAVVATARRTLSLADRDRP, from the coding sequence GTGACAGCCATCCCCCTGACCTGGCTGTACGTCCCCGGCGACCGCCCCGAGGTGGTGTCCAAGGCCCTCGTCTGCGGCGCCGACGTGGTCGTCGTCGACCTGGAGGACGCGGTCGCCCCGGACCGCAAGGAGTACGCCCGCACAGCCACCGCCGAACGCCTCACCGACCCGCAGCCGGTCCCGGTCCACGTCCGGATCAACGCCCTGGACGGCCCTCTCGCCACCCCCGACCTCCAGTCCCTCGAAGGCCTCCCCGGCCTCTCGGGCCTACGGCTCCCAAAGGTGACTGCGCCGCAGGAGGTGGTGCGGGTGGCCACGCGCGGGACAGCACCCGGGATCGGGCTCCACGCCCTGCTCGAAACCGCCCTCGGCATCGAACACGCCTTCGCCATCGCGACCGCCCACACCGCCCTGCAGGGCATCGCGCTCGGCGAGGCCGACCTCCGGGCCGATCTGGGGGTACGGGAAGACGCTGGCCTCGACTGGTGCCGCTCCCGGGTCGTCGTGGCCGCGCGGGCGGCCGGACTCGCCCCGCCGCCCCAGTCGGTCCACCCGGACACCCTGGACCTCGACACCCTGGCCGCGTCCTGCGCCCGCGGCCGCGCCCTGGGCTTCCTGGGCCGGGCGGCCATCCACCCCCGGCAGCTCCCGGTGATCGAACGCGCTTACCTCCCCACCCCGGAGGAGATCGAGGAGGCCGAGCAGATCGTCAAGGCCGCGGCGACGGACGAGGGCGCCCAGGCCCTCCCAAACGGCCGTTTCATCGACGCGGCGGTGGTCGCGACGGCCCGCAGAACCCTGTCCCTGGCCGACCGCGACCGCCCCTGA
- a CDS encoding CaiB/BaiF CoA transferase family protein, with protein sequence MNTPETTAPAPGRTATAAAPLTGLRVLDLATLFAGPLAATMLGDFGAEVIKIEHPTKPDPSRGHGPSKDGIGLWWKVLGRNKRTMTLDLSRPGGRTTLLRLAATADVVIENFRPGTLEKWDLGWPELSAANPRLVLARVTAFGQFGPYAHRPGFGTLAEAMSGFAAITGEPDAPPTLPPFGLADSIAGLATAYAVMTALSARDRTGEGQVVDMAIIEPILSVLGPQPLWYDQLGHVQPRMGNRSQNNAPRNTYRTADGTWVAVSTSAQSIAERVMRLVGRPELIDEPWFATGAERARHADVLDEAVGGWIARHSHSDVIAAFEKAEAAVAPIQDVREVMTDPQYQALDTITTIDDPELGPIRMQNVLFRLSATPGAIRWAGRPHGADTTAVLTELGLTGPAIDALRTEGAL encoded by the coding sequence ATGAACACACCGGAGACGACCGCACCCGCACCCGGTAGGACCGCCACCGCCGCGGCCCCCCTCACCGGCCTCCGCGTCCTCGACCTGGCCACCCTCTTCGCCGGGCCGCTCGCCGCCACCATGCTCGGCGACTTCGGCGCCGAGGTGATCAAGATCGAGCACCCGACGAAGCCGGACCCCTCCCGGGGCCACGGCCCGTCCAAGGACGGCATCGGTCTCTGGTGGAAGGTGCTGGGCCGCAACAAGCGCACGATGACCCTCGACCTCTCCCGGCCCGGCGGCCGGACCACCCTCCTGCGCCTCGCCGCCACCGCCGACGTCGTCATCGAGAACTTCCGCCCGGGCACCCTGGAGAAATGGGACCTGGGCTGGCCGGAGCTGTCCGCCGCCAACCCACGCCTGGTCCTCGCCCGGGTCACCGCCTTCGGCCAGTTCGGCCCGTACGCGCACCGCCCCGGCTTCGGCACCCTCGCCGAGGCGATGAGCGGCTTCGCGGCGATCACCGGCGAACCTGACGCGCCCCCGACACTCCCGCCCTTCGGCCTCGCCGACTCGATCGCGGGCCTGGCGACGGCGTACGCGGTCATGACGGCACTGTCCGCCCGCGACCGCACCGGCGAGGGGCAGGTCGTCGACATGGCGATCATCGAGCCGATCCTCAGCGTCCTGGGCCCCCAGCCGCTCTGGTACGACCAGTTGGGCCACGTCCAGCCGCGCATGGGCAACCGATCGCAGAACAACGCCCCCCGCAACACCTACCGCACGGCCGACGGCACCTGGGTCGCCGTGTCGACCTCGGCCCAGTCGATCGCCGAGCGGGTGATGCGCCTGGTCGGACGCCCGGAGCTGATCGACGAGCCCTGGTTCGCCACCGGCGCCGAACGCGCCCGTCACGCGGACGTCCTCGACGAGGCGGTCGGCGGGTGGATCGCCCGCCACTCCCACTCCGATGTCATCGCGGCCTTCGAGAAGGCGGAGGCGGCGGTGGCCCCGATCCAGGACGTACGGGAGGTGATGACCGACCCGCAGTACCAGGCCCTCGACACCATCACCACGATCGACGACCCCGAACTCGGCCCGATCCGTATGCAGAACGTCCTCTTCCGCCTCTCCGCGACCCCCGGCGCGATCCGCTGGGCGGGCCGCCCGCACGGCGCGGACACCACGGCAGTCCTCACCGAACTGGGCCTGACCGGTCCCGCCATCGACGCCCTGCGAACCGAGGGAGCCCTGTGA
- the rbsK gene encoding ribokinase, with amino-acid sequence MTHIAVLGSTNMDLVAYVSKAPQRGETVTGREFRTIPGGKGANQAVAAARAGADVSMIGAVGNDAYGTGLRSVLEQSGVGTDHLRTAEGASGTAHIVVDDEGGNAIVVVPAANGTVTGLAPGDESLIATADALLLQLEIPLTAVVEGARAAHRHGVRTILTPAPVQPLPPELLAATDLLVPNEHEAAALTGLTDPHKAAIALLDQVPEVVVTLGAAGCLYASRDLAEPVTVPAPPVTAVDSTGAGDTFVGSLAVALAEGRPMPDALAWAAAAGALSVQRPGASASMPYRSEIEARYTS; translated from the coding sequence ATGACCCATATCGCCGTGCTGGGCAGCACGAACATGGACCTCGTCGCGTACGTCAGCAAGGCCCCGCAGCGCGGGGAGACGGTAACGGGACGGGAGTTCCGTACGATCCCCGGCGGCAAAGGCGCCAACCAGGCCGTGGCAGCGGCCCGCGCGGGCGCCGACGTCTCGATGATCGGCGCGGTGGGCAACGACGCGTACGGCACCGGGCTCCGTTCCGTACTGGAGCAGTCGGGCGTCGGCACCGACCATCTCCGCACCGCCGAGGGCGCCTCCGGCACCGCACACATCGTCGTGGACGACGAGGGCGGCAACGCGATCGTCGTCGTCCCCGCGGCCAACGGCACCGTCACCGGTCTCGCCCCTGGCGACGAGAGCCTGATCGCCACCGCCGACGCGCTGCTGCTCCAGCTGGAGATCCCGCTCACTGCGGTCGTCGAGGGCGCCCGGGCCGCTCACCGCCACGGCGTCCGCACGATCCTCACCCCGGCCCCCGTCCAACCACTCCCACCCGAACTCCTCGCCGCCACCGACCTGTTGGTGCCGAACGAGCACGAGGCGGCGGCCCTGACAGGCCTGACCGACCCGCACAAGGCGGCCATCGCACTCCTCGACCAGGTGCCGGAGGTCGTCGTCACGCTGGGCGCGGCCGGCTGCCTCTACGCGTCCCGGGACCTCGCCGAACCGGTCACCGTCCCCGCGCCGCCCGTCACCGCCGTGGACTCGACCGGCGCCGGCGACACCTTCGTCGGCTCCCTCGCGGTGGCCCTGGCCGAGGGCCGCCCGATGCCGGACGCCCTGGCCTGGGCCGCGGCGGCGGGCGCACTCTCCGTACAGCGGCCGGGCGCGTCGGCGTCGATGCCGTACCGCTCCGAGATCGAGGCCCGGTACACATCATGA
- a CDS encoding ADP-ribosylglycohydrolase family protein: MLRLTWVQPEDLIGHELRQATQDGREPGRIAARWRAAGGSEAPLRAGASSGPVSRYLRQLAEDLLDELADLPSRLADDEPTNLARIRALCPDWPAQPTQPAPTPRPALRARLEAAWLGRAAGCLLGKPVEKLPLTAIRQLAQSTGNWPLNTWFTARGVPEELATAHPWNRRSAATSLAENIDGMPEDDDLNYPLLNLLLLQRHGPLFTTTDVAQLWLDELPAGRTFTAERIAYRNLLSGLEPPLTARHRNPFREWIGALIRADVHGWTNPGDPAGAAEQTYRDATLTHTANGVYAAMFTAATIAQAATGTHDIHTCLRTGLTVVPPRSRLARAVHHGIQLAESQRDFTAVVDELHATHAAVHHWVHAIPNTALIAAALTHADGDFTGSICRVVSGGLDTDSNGATAGSIAGLLAGSPGALPDRWTSPLKNRLATSVADFNGTGFDTLARLTHSLTRVEAAHP, from the coding sequence ATGCTCCGACTGACCTGGGTCCAGCCGGAGGACCTGATCGGCCACGAGCTGCGCCAGGCAACCCAGGACGGCCGCGAGCCCGGCAGAATCGCCGCCCGCTGGCGAGCGGCGGGCGGATCGGAGGCCCCACTGCGGGCGGGCGCCTCATCCGGTCCGGTCTCCCGCTACCTGAGGCAACTGGCCGAGGACCTACTGGACGAACTGGCGGACCTGCCAAGCAGATTGGCAGACGACGAGCCGACAAACCTGGCCCGGATCCGGGCCCTGTGCCCTGACTGGCCCGCCCAGCCCACACAGCCCGCCCCCACCCCGAGGCCAGCACTCCGCGCCCGCCTGGAAGCCGCCTGGCTGGGCAGAGCAGCCGGCTGCCTCCTGGGCAAACCGGTGGAGAAACTCCCCCTCACCGCCATCCGCCAACTCGCCCAATCCACCGGCAACTGGCCCCTGAACACCTGGTTCACCGCAAGAGGAGTCCCCGAGGAACTGGCGACGGCACACCCCTGGAACCGCCGATCGGCAGCAACATCCCTCGCCGAGAACATCGACGGCATGCCCGAGGACGACGACCTCAACTACCCCCTCCTCAACCTTCTCCTGCTCCAACGCCACGGCCCCCTCTTCACCACCACCGACGTGGCACAACTCTGGCTGGACGAACTCCCCGCGGGCCGCACCTTCACGGCCGAACGCATCGCCTACCGAAACCTCCTCTCCGGCCTCGAACCCCCGCTCACCGCCCGCCACCGCAACCCGTTCCGCGAATGGATCGGCGCCCTGATCCGCGCCGACGTCCACGGCTGGACCAACCCCGGCGACCCGGCCGGCGCCGCCGAACAGACGTACCGCGACGCCACCCTCACCCACACCGCCAACGGCGTCTACGCGGCGATGTTCACGGCGGCCACCATCGCCCAGGCCGCCACGGGCACCCACGACATCCACACCTGTCTGCGCACCGGCCTGACGGTCGTCCCGCCCCGCTCCCGCCTGGCCAGAGCCGTCCACCACGGCATCCAACTGGCCGAATCGCAGCGCGACTTCACCGCCGTCGTCGACGAACTCCACGCCACCCACGCGGCCGTCCACCACTGGGTCCACGCCATCCCCAACACGGCCCTGATCGCCGCTGCCCTCACCCACGCCGACGGCGACTTCACCGGCTCCATCTGCCGTGTCGTGTCCGGCGGCCTGGACACCGACTCCAACGGCGCGACCGCCGGAAGCATCGCCGGGCTCCTCGCCGGCTCCCCCGGTGCCCTCCCCGACCGCTGGACCAGCCCCCTGAAGAACCGACTCGCCACCTCCGTCGCGGACTTCAACGGCACCGGCTTCGACACCCTCGCCCGACTGACCCACTCCCTCACCCGCGTGGAGGCAGCCCACCCATGA
- a CDS encoding ADP-ribosylglycohydrolase family protein — protein sequence MTPNQQQRGQEGQVAGLEERITGALVGAAVGDALGGPVEGYTPEQILERHAGRVHGIVGPWSGDAWRTARPIAPYHKGDGHVTDDTLMTHALVRVYAQVRDHLDAYAAADHLVPDLMTNPRWIPELEAEALPLQRIFLAEKWLVARLHYGHIDPREAGVGNIVNCGAAMYMAPVGLVNAANPAGAYAEALDLAGAHQSSYGREAAAVFAAAVAAACTPDATPDSVIGTCLSLAKDGTRAAIETVCEVASRYTDFESALRPLREAVTPYDTVGADYRSPSLGARRPSRLHAIEELPVALGMLVVSGGNYRNAALGSVNYGRDCDSIATMAGALAGALGSEVPSDWSKTVAEASRLDLWEPARTLTEVTREIFERDVQQRRSHERAFAQLRSAGCSD from the coding sequence ATGACACCTAATCAGCAACAAAGAGGCCAAGAAGGCCAAGTGGCGGGCCTGGAAGAGCGGATCACCGGTGCCCTGGTCGGTGCGGCCGTCGGCGACGCCCTCGGCGGCCCCGTCGAGGGCTATACCCCCGAGCAGATCCTCGAACGCCACGCGGGCCGCGTCCACGGCATCGTCGGCCCCTGGAGCGGCGACGCCTGGCGCACCGCCCGCCCGATCGCCCCGTACCACAAGGGCGACGGCCACGTCACCGACGACACCTTGATGACCCATGCGCTGGTACGGGTGTACGCCCAGGTCCGCGACCATCTGGACGCGTACGCGGCCGCCGACCACCTGGTCCCGGACCTGATGACGAACCCGCGCTGGATCCCGGAACTGGAGGCCGAGGCACTCCCCCTGCAGCGCATCTTCCTGGCGGAGAAGTGGCTGGTGGCCCGGCTCCACTACGGCCACATCGACCCGCGCGAGGCAGGCGTGGGCAACATCGTCAACTGCGGTGCGGCGATGTACATGGCCCCGGTCGGCCTGGTCAACGCGGCCAACCCGGCGGGCGCGTACGCCGAGGCCCTCGACCTCGCGGGCGCCCACCAGTCCTCGTACGGCAGAGAGGCGGCGGCGGTCTTCGCGGCGGCGGTGGCGGCCGCGTGCACCCCGGACGCGACCCCCGATTCGGTGATCGGAACCTGCCTCTCCCTGGCGAAGGACGGCACCCGGGCGGCGATCGAGACGGTGTGCGAAGTGGCCTCCCGCTACACGGACTTCGAGTCGGCGCTGCGGCCACTGCGGGAGGCGGTGACTCCGTACGACACGGTCGGCGCGGACTACCGCAGCCCGTCGCTGGGCGCCCGTCGGCCGTCCCGTCTCCACGCGATCGAGGAACTCCCGGTGGCGCTCGGCATGTTGGTGGTGTCGGGCGGCAACTACCGGAATGCGGCGCTGGGTTCGGTGAACTACGGCCGCGACTGCGACTCGATCGCCACGATGGCCGGGGCGCTCGCCGGCGCGCTGGGTTCCGAGGTGCCGTCCGACTGGTCGAAGACGGTCGCGGAGGCGAGCCGCCTGGACCTGTGGGAACCCGCCCGGACACTGACCGAGGTGACCCGGGAGATCTTCGAACGGGACGTCCAACAACGTCGCTCCCACGAAAGGGCGTTCGCCCAGCTCAGGAGCGCGGGATGCTCCGACTGA